The Planococcus versutus genome contains a region encoding:
- a CDS encoding TRAP transporter substrate-binding protein codes for MKKKLLTGIFASVLVLGACGSNEEKTEGSSESGKTIEWRFGHLADENHIWHKTAMKFEELVEENSDGQMEITIYPNNSLGGETDTINSIQAGTADMVISGETLQNWAPNAALMAVPYAFRDLDHVKSVVEGEIGEQIKQEISDEAGLKALYYHTRAPRNLTSNKAITSPDDLKGFSMRVPNVPLFLDVWQAAGASPQVMDFNEVFTGLQQGVIDGQENPVDLIKSGGLAEVQDFVNRTEHVYSWIYILVGNDQYDALSDDLKQVVQDAAEEAQTFGDDLYEEEIAAVEKDLMDAGMEFVDVDQDAFREVMTPAVESSLSAEQLELYKQILAVE; via the coding sequence ATGAAAAAGAAATTATTAACAGGAATTTTTGCATCTGTATTGGTATTGGGAGCTTGTGGGTCAAACGAAGAGAAAACAGAAGGTTCTTCAGAGTCTGGCAAAACAATTGAATGGCGTTTTGGTCATTTAGCGGATGAAAATCACATCTGGCATAAAACAGCTATGAAATTCGAAGAGTTGGTAGAAGAAAACTCAGATGGACAAATGGAAATTACTATTTACCCGAACAACTCGTTAGGTGGAGAAACAGATACAATCAACTCTATTCAAGCCGGAACAGCCGATATGGTTATTTCAGGTGAAACTTTGCAAAACTGGGCACCCAATGCGGCATTAATGGCAGTACCATATGCTTTCCGCGATTTAGATCATGTAAAGTCTGTTGTTGAAGGTGAGATTGGCGAACAAATCAAGCAAGAAATTAGTGATGAAGCGGGATTAAAAGCCCTCTACTATCACACCCGTGCTCCGCGTAACTTAACGTCAAATAAAGCGATTACTTCTCCAGATGATTTAAAAGGATTCAGTATGCGTGTACCAAACGTTCCATTGTTCTTAGATGTATGGCAAGCAGCCGGAGCGTCTCCTCAAGTAATGGACTTTAACGAAGTATTTACAGGATTGCAACAAGGAGTTATTGATGGTCAAGAAAACCCTGTAGATTTAATTAAGAGCGGTGGATTAGCTGAAGTTCAAGACTTTGTAAATCGTACTGAACATGTTTACTCTTGGATTTACATTTTAGTAGGAAACGATCAGTATGATGCGCTTTCTGATGATTTGAAACAAGTGGTTCAAGATGCTGCTGAAGAAGCACAAACGTTTGGTGATGATTTGTATGAAGAAGAAATTGCTGCAGTTGAAAAAGACTTAATGGACGCAGGAATGGAATTTGTAGATGTTGACCAAGATGCGTTCCGTGAAGTAATGACACCAGCTGTAGAATCTTCTTTGTCGGCGGAGCAATTGGAATTGTACAAACAGATCCTTGCAGTTGAATAA